The segment TGCACTTCTTTAGATTGGCAATAAGCTGACGCTGAAATTGTCTTCAGTACCAGGGTAAGTCAACTTAAATTATGCTACTTCAGCtttgtgaataacatagctggagtcgacgtagcttaggtggACTTACCCCAGTGTCCTCACTGCGCTGcatcgatgggagacgctctctgtTCGACttcccttagccctggtctacactaggagttgaggtcgaatttagcagcgttaaattgatttaaccctgcacccatccacatgatgaagccctttttttcgacttaaagggctcttaaaatcgatttctttactccacccctgacaaggggattagcacggaaatcggccttgctgggtcaaatttggggtactgtggacacaattagacagtattggcctccgggagctatcccagagtgctccattgtgatctctctgaacagcactctcaactcagatgcactggccaggtagacaggaaaaggcccgcgaacttttgaatttcaatttcctgtttggccagcgtggcaagctgcaggtgagtgcagagctcatcagcagaggtgaccatgatggagtcccagaatcgcaaaagagctccagcatggaccgaatgggaggtacgggatctgatcgctgtatggggaaaggaatccgtgctatcagaactatgttccagttttcgaaattccaaaacatttgtcaaaatctcccagggcatgaaggacagaggccataacagggaaccgaagcagtgctgcgtgaaacttaaggagctgaggcaagcctcccagaaaaccagagaggcgaacggccgctccgggtcagagcccaaaacatgctgcttctatgatgagctgcatgccattttagggggttcagccaccactaccccagccgtgttgtttgactccttcaatggagatggaggcaacaccaaagcaggttttggggacgaggaagaagatgatgatgatgaagttgtagatagctcacagcaagcaagcgg is part of the Caretta caretta isolate rCarCar2 chromosome 5, rCarCar1.hap1, whole genome shotgun sequence genome and harbors:
- the LOC125636769 gene encoding uncharacterized protein LOC125636769; translated protein: MMESQNRKRAPAWTEWEVRDLIAVWGKESVLSELCSSFRNSKTFVKISQGMKDRGHNREPKQCCVKLKELRQASQKTREANGRSGSEPKTCCFYDELHAILGGSATTTPAVLFDSFNGDGGNTKAGFGDEEEDDDDEVVDSSQQASGETGFPNRQELFLTLDLEPVPPESTQGCLPDPPGGEGTSAACVSRITGSSPSQRLVKIRRRKKCTCDERFSELMLSSHTDRA